In Brassica napus cultivar Da-Ae chromosome C4 unlocalized genomic scaffold, Da-Ae chrC04_Random_25, whole genome shotgun sequence, one genomic interval encodes:
- the LOC106434117 gene encoding LOW QUALITY PROTEIN: pentatricopeptide repeat-containing protein At2g29760, chloroplastic (The sequence of the model RefSeq protein was modified relative to this genomic sequence to represent the inferred CDS: inserted 4 bases in 2 codons; deleted 1 base in 1 codon), whose product MASFSTAQPLSLPRHPTFSNPNQPTANNDRSSHTISLIDRCSNLRQLKQIHAQMVRTGLFSDPYSASKLFAISALSHFASLDYACKVFDQIPQPNSFTWNTLIRAYASGPDPLRSISVFLDMVSDSRFGPNKYTFPFLIKAAAEVSSLSLGQSLHGMAVKSAVGCDVFVANSLIHCYFSCGDLDSACKVFTTIQEKDVVSWNSMITGFVQKGSPDKALELFKKMESEDVKASHVTMVGVLSACAKTRNLEFGRRVCSYIEENRVNVNLTLANAMLDMYTKCGSIEDAKRLFDKMEERDNVTWTTMLDGYAILEDYEAAREVLNSMPKKDIVAWNALISAYEQNGKPNEALLVFHELQLQKNIKLNQITLVSTLSACAQVGALELGRWIHSYIKKHGIRLNFYVTSALIHMYSKCGDLEKAREVFSSVERRDVFVWSAMIGGLAMHGCGNEALDMFYKMQEANVKPNGVTFTNVFCACSHSGLVDEAELLFKEMESSYGIVPQEKHYACIVDVLGRSGYLEKAVKFIEAMPIPPSASVWGALLGACKIHXNLSLAERACTRLLELEPRNDGAHVLLSNIYAKSGKWESVSELRKHMRVTGLKKEPGCSSIEIDGTIHEFLSGDNEHPMCEKVYGKLNEVMESLKANGYEPEMSQVLQIIDEEEMKEQSLNLHSEKLAICYGLISTEAPKAIRVIKNLXVCGDCHSVAKLISQLYDREIIVRDRYRFHHFRNGQCSCNDFW is encoded by the exons ATGGCTAGCTTCTCCACAGCACAACCTCTCTCACTGCCACGTCACCCGACCTTCTCCAATCCCAATCAACCAACGGCCAATAACGACCGCTCCAGCCACACTATCTCCCTGATCGACCGATGTTCCAACCTCCGACAACTAAAACAAATCCACGCCCAAATGGTCCGCACCGGTCTCTTCAGCGACCCTTACTCAGCCAGCAAGCTATTCGCCATCTCCGCCCTCTCCCACTTCGCGAGTCTCGATTACGCCTGCAAGGTGTTCGATCAAATTCCCCAGCCAAACTCCTTCACCTGGAACACACTCATCCGCGCTTACGCTTCGGGACCAGACCCTCTCCGTAGCATCTCGGTCTTCTTGGACATGGTTTCGGACAGCCGGTTCGGTCCCAACAAGTACACTTTCCCTTTCCTCATCAAAGCTGCCGCAGAAGTTTCTTCTTTATCTCTGGGCCAATCCCTTCACGGGATGGCTGTTAAATCAGCCGTCGGATGCGACGTCTTCGTGGCCAATTCTTTGATACATTGTTACTTCTCCTGTGGGGATTTGGATTCTGCTTGTAAAGTGTTTACCACGATTCAAGAAAAGGACGTGGTTTCTTGGAACTCGATGATTACAGGGTTTGTGCAGAAGGGCTCTCCAGATAAGGCCTTGGAGCTTTTCAAGAAGATGGAGTCGGAGGACGTTAAGGCGAGTCACGTCACGATGGTTGGCGTCTTGTCCGCTTGTGCAAAGACGCGGAATCTTGAGTTCGGGAGGAGG GTTTGTTCTTACATCGAAGAAAACAGAGTGAACGTGAACTTGACGTTGGCTAACGCGATGCTTGATATGTACACCAAGTGTGGAAGCATAGAGGACGCGAAGAGGCTGTTTGATAAGATGGAGGAGAGAGATAACGTCACGTGGACAACAATGCTTGATGGGTATGCGATTTTGGAAGACTACGAAGCGGCTAGAGAGGTTCTTAACTCTATGCCTAAGAAGGATATAGTTGCTTGGAATGCTCTTATATCTGCTTATGAGCAGAACGGTAAGCCTAACGAGGCGCTTCTAGTGTTCCATGAGCTGCAGCTTCAGAAGAACATAAAGCTGAATCAGATCACGCTGGTGAGTACTTTATCGGCTTGTGCGCAGGTAGGGGCACTGGAGTTAGGTAGATGGATCCATAGCTACATCAAAAAGCACGGCATTAGGTTGAATTTTTACGTTACGAGTGCGTTGATTCATATGTACTCTAAATGCGGAGATCTTGAAAAGGCTCGTGAGGTGTTCAGTTCCGTAGAGAGGAGAGATGTGTTTGTGTGGAGCGCGATGATTGGTGGCTTAGCGATGCACGGATGTGGAAACGAAGCATtggatatgttttataaaatgcaGGAGGCTAATGTGAAGCCTAACGGTGTGACTTTCACCAATGTGTTCTGTGCTTGTAGTCATAGTGGTTTGGTAGATGAGGCTGAgttattatttaaagaaatggAATCGAGTTATGGTATTGTCCCTCAGGAAAAGCATTACGCTTGTATAGTTGACGTTCTTGGTCGCTCGGGTTATCTAGAAAAAGCTGTGAAGTTCATAGAAGCGATGCCGATTCCTCCGAGTGCGTCTGTCTGGGGAGCGCTTCTAGGAGCTTGTAAGATCCA CAATCTGAGTCTCGCTGAAAGGGCGTGTACACGTTTGCTTGAGCTCGAACCTAGGAACGACGGCGCGCACGTGTTGTTATCAAACATATACGCGAAGTCCGGGAAATGGGAAAGCGTTTCTGAGCTGAGGAAGCACATGAGAGTCACCGGACTTAAGAAAGAGCCAGGATGCAGCTCGATTGAGATAGATGGGACGATCCACGAGTTTCTCTCGGGAGACAACGAGCACCCGATGTGTGAGAAGGTGTACGGGAAGTTAAACGAGGTTATGGAGAGTTTGAAAGCGAATGGCTACGAGCCAGAGATGTCTCAGGTCCTGCAGATCATCGATGAAGAAGAGATGAAGGAGCAGTCTCTGAATCTGCATAGTGAGAAGTTGGCGATTTGTTATGGACTGATATCAACGGAGGCTCCTAAGGCGATTAGGGTGATTAAGAATCT GGTGTGTGGAGATTGTCATTCAGTTGCTAAGCTGATATCTCAGCTCTATGATAGAGAGATCATAGTGAGGGACCGGTATCGGTTTCACCATTTCAGAAATGGGCAGTGTTCTTGTAACGATTTCTGGTGA